Proteins encoded in a region of the Spiroplasma endosymbiont of Amphimallon solstitiale genome:
- a CDS encoding RecT family recombinase, with protein sequence MSNNKNELKIPNFIKSNKEEYVKFRNYYEMIINSSKDLKNMNTQSLINALINLYKLNLSINPIKKELALIPYGDELQVQIQEDGWLTLLQRTGLVVDFQREKITTAHKFNKENNKWEINPALIFERKTINTIGYYCYISLLDKNGKINNFYKGMTVEEINQHKDKYGKTYNKKSQEWKLNHIWTSAFDQMALKTVVKALIREINKTPIIVLNNQDDINLALQLDQGVVIDEETIAYKDNTGDEVKIINSNNNIDNTDINSTLSKLKELEKEEEIIENFEV encoded by the coding sequence ATGAGTAATAATAAAAATGAATTAAAAATTCCTAATTTTATTAAAAGTAATAAAGAAGAATATGTAAAATTTAGAAATTATTATGAAATGATTATAAATTCTAGTAAAGATTTAAAAAATATGAATACACAAAGTTTAATTAATGCATTAATTAATTTATATAAATTAAATCTTTCAATTAATCCAATTAAAAAAGAATTAGCATTAATTCCTTATGGTGATGAATTACAAGTTCAAATTCAAGAAGATGGTTGATTAACATTATTACAAAGAACTGGATTAGTTGTTGATTTTCAAAGAGAAAAAATAACAACTGCACATAAATTTAATAAAGAAAATAATAAATGAGAAATTAATCCAGCATTAATTTTTGAAAGAAAAACAATTAATACTATTGGTTATTATTGTTATATTTCACTTTTAGATAAAAATGGTAAAATTAATAATTTTTATAAAGGAATGACTGTTGAAGAAATTAATCAACATAAAGATAAATATGGAAAAACTTATAATAAAAAAAGTCAAGAATGAAAATTAAATCATATATGAACTTCTGCATTTGACCAAATGGCTTTAAAAACAGTAGTTAAAGCATTAATTCGTGAAATTAATAAAACACCAATTATAGTATTAAATAATCAAGATGATATTAATTTGGCACTTCAATTAGACCAAGGTGTAGTAATTGATGAAGAAACTATTGCATATAAGGATAATACTGGTGATGAAGTTAAAATTATTAATTCAAATAATAATATTGATAATACTGATATAAATTCTACTTTATCTAAATTAAAAGAATTAGAAAAAGAAGAAGAAATTATAGAAAATTTTGAAGTTTAG
- the tpx gene encoding thiol peroxidase, translating into MLQLTIKGKPVHIKNEIIKVGDTLSFSAVNKKMDNMNLEQFTNKFKIISSVPSIDTKTCALQTIHFNKEATKLKDLVIITISKDLPFAQSRFCEKLKMNNNFHIWSDYRNNENNFSNTTNLLIDEIQLLARTIIIVDKNNKVIYLQIVKEVTLEPNYDEVLKFIKTLT; encoded by the coding sequence ATGTTGCAATTAACAATTAAAGGTAAACCCGTTCATATTAAAAATGAAATAATCAAAGTTGGAGATACTTTATCATTTTCTGCAGTTAATAAAAAAATGGATAATATGAATTTAGAACAATTCACTAATAAATTTAAAATTATTTCTAGTGTACCAAGCATTGATACTAAAACTTGTGCTTTACAAACTATACACTTTAATAAAGAGGCTACTAAATTAAAAGATTTAGTTATCATTACTATTTCCAAAGATTTACCATTTGCTCAAAGTCGCTTTTGTGAAAAACTAAAAATGAATAATAATTTTCATATTTGAAGTGATTATCGAAATAATGAAAATAATTTTAGTAATACTACTAATTTATTAATTGATGAAATCCAATTATTAGCGCGTACTATTATCATTGTTGATAAAAATAATAAAGTTATATATTTACAAATTGTTAAAGAAGTAACATTAGAACCAAACTATGATGAAGTTCTAAAATTTATTAAAACTTTAACATAA
- a CDS encoding PD-(D/E)XK nuclease family protein — protein sequence MSKLIFKKETHQYFLEDKELISVSRIIDNYLGFGYSHIAPEVLKNASVRGKWVHKLNELYLQNINEENIINNLLKKLKPVTNNINYSYCKKSLMFLKEKFKDKNNYEFIIEKPINDNVIAGTPDLVYLNKKENKYYLVDYKTYACIDEDKLKRIKLQLTAYYCMLLANDISPCNKTYVYLTNKNNQETIEIEITSELLIEWFNAKTKYFKGENKND from the coding sequence ATGAGTAAATTAATTTTTAAAAAAGAAACTCATCAATATTTTTTAGAAGATAAAGAATTAATATCAGTTTCTAGAATTATTGATAATTATTTAGGTTTTGGATATAGTCATATAGCACCAGAAGTATTAAAAAATGCTTCAGTTCGTGGTAAATGAGTTCATAAACTTAATGAATTATATTTACAAAATATTAATGAAGAAAATATAATTAATAATTTATTAAAAAAATTAAAACCAGTAACTAATAATATAAATTATTCTTATTGTAAAAAATCACTTATGTTTTTAAAAGAAAAATTTAAAGATAAAAATAATTATGAATTTATTATTGAAAAACCTATTAATGATAATGTAATTGCTGGAACACCCGATTTAGTTTATTTAAATAAAAAAGAAAATAAATATTATTTAGTAGATTATAAAACTTATGCTTGTATTGATGAAGATAAATTAAAAAGAATTAAATTACAATTAACTGCTTATTATTGTATGTTACTTGCTAATGATATAAGTCCATGTAATAAAACTTATGTTTATTTAACTAATAAAAATAATCAAGAAACAATAGAAATTGAAATAACCAGTGAATTATTAATTGAATGATTTAATGCAAAAACAAAATATTTTAAAGGAGAAAATAAAAATGATTAA
- a CDS encoding IS256 family transposase — protein MAKKQNINNNDPISKAVDLLLENTEDLTTVFKEGGLYKELTKRLVEKMLNSEMQNYLGYEKNQHSNTENARNGTSSKKLITQQGKIEIDVPRDRNSDFTPVIVAKRQRRFDGFDQQVLSLYAKGMTLSDIRMQLQELYHGADISESVISQITDDVIDDVKAWQNRPLESIYPIVYFDCIVVKVRQDKRIINKSVYIALGVDLEGKKDVLGLWISENEGAKFWLANFTEMKNRGLNDILIACSDNLTGMSEAIQAVYPKTEHQLCIVHQIRNSLKYVSYKHRKTLVTDLKPIYSACSEEQAMQALESFESKWNKQYPQIAKSWYKNWENLMIFISYPAEIKRVIYTTNAIESVNSQLRKVIRNKKAFPNDMSVFKIFYLAIENITKKWTLPIQNWNTAIAHFMIKFEDRINLN, from the coding sequence ATGGCTAAAAAACAAAATATTAATAATAATGATCCAATATCAAAAGCAGTAGATTTATTATTAGAAAATACTGAAGATTTAACAACAGTTTTTAAAGAAGGGGGTTTATATAAAGAATTAACAAAACGTTTAGTTGAAAAAATGTTGAATTCTGAAATGCAAAATTATTTAGGATATGAAAAAAATCAACATAGTAATACTGAAAATGCTCGTAATGGTACAAGTTCAAAAAAATTAATAACTCAACAAGGTAAAATTGAGATTGATGTACCAAGAGATCGCAATAGTGATTTTACTCCTGTAATAGTTGCAAAAAGACAGCGAAGATTTGATGGTTTTGATCAACAAGTGCTTTCACTATATGCAAAAGGTATGACTCTATCTGACATTAGAATGCAGTTACAAGAGTTATATCATGGTGCTGATATTAGTGAAAGTGTTATTAGTCAAATTACTGATGATGTTATTGATGATGTCAAAGCATGACAAAATCGACCATTAGAAAGCATTTATCCGATTGTTTATTTTGATTGTATAGTAGTTAAAGTTCGACAAGATAAACGGATTATTAATAAATCAGTTTATATAGCATTAGGAGTTGATTTAGAAGGTAAAAAAGATGTTTTAGGCTTATGAATTAGTGAAAATGAAGGTGCTAAATTTTGATTAGCTAATTTCACAGAAATGAAAAATCGAGGCTTAAATGATATTTTGATTGCTTGTAGTGATAATTTAACAGGCATGTCAGAAGCAATACAAGCAGTTTATCCTAAAACAGAACATCAATTATGCATTGTTCATCAAATTCGAAATAGTTTAAAATATGTTTCATACAAACATCGAAAAACTCTAGTTACAGATTTAAAACCAATTTATAGTGCATGTAGTGAAGAACAAGCAATGCAAGCTTTAGAATCATTTGAAAGTAAATGAAATAAACAATATCCCCAAATTGCTAAATCTTGATATAAAAATTGAGAAAATTTGATGATTTTTATTAGTTATCCTGCAGAAATCAAAAGAGTAATTTATACAACAAATGCTATTGAATCTGTTAATAGTCAATTACGAAAAGTTATTAGAAACAAAAAAGCTTTTCCTAATGATATGTCAGTTTTTAAAATATTTTATTTAGCAATTGAAAATATAACAAAAAAATGAACATTGCCTATTCAAAATTGAAATACAGCAATTGCTCATTTTATGATAAAATTTGAAGACAGAATTAATCTGAACTAG
- a CDS encoding ABC transporter permease, producing the protein MWVGTLLLTFTFIRNKDIPKTKFWSNYLAKSAWMIIFGLIQSTILVTSLLLLFNNIDLWQRFWQMFLYMWLITIIFDLVVQSIAHMFRNHDLGRFLIVILLILQLSSSSGTFPVELEPKFFQVMYNFYHLVMQ; encoded by the coding sequence ATGTGAGTAGGTACTTTATTATTAACTTTTACTTTTATTAGAAATAAAGATATTCCAAAAACTAAATTTTGATCAAACTATTTAGCTAAATCAGCATGAATGATTATTTTTGGTTTAATTCAGTCAACAATTTTAGTAACTTCATTATTACTATTATTTAATAATATTGATTTATGACAACGATTTTGACAAATGTTTTTATACATGTGATTAATAACAATTATTTTTGATTTGGTTGTTCAATCAATTGCTCACATGTTTCGTAATCATGATTTGGGTAGATTTTTAATTGTTATTCTTTTAATACTACAACTTTCTTCATCAAGTGGTACTTTTCCTGTTGAATTAGAACCCAAGTTTTTTCAAGTAATGTATAATTTTTACCATTTAGTTATGCAATAA